A portion of the Litorimonas taeanensis genome contains these proteins:
- a CDS encoding TraB/GumN family protein, protein MMKICRFCISLIYGLLITACNGPSGPTESVSDRVAEARARNDGPAIWKVTDFDSTLYLFGSMHLLPDDANWLRDDLRDVVRDVGTVFFEVDTSETGRADATIISARLGLRQDGLRLADSLDNYQMKLLEAVAHNGQISIASLDSMKPWLASEYLTLTAAEQAGLSGDISADEALKSMARRQQKNVIYLESVEDQIRAVSDLPQSLQLEILTETMEQFDDLGAQLKRLSIGWSVGQTDFMKQQMIDPLRQDAGEMYRSVLVNRNKKWAEILVPHMEGSGESLVVVGVAHLLGEESLLTEFEKAGYQVERHYAFMGENVISPTELTIERPGDESR, encoded by the coding sequence ATGATGAAAATTTGCCGCTTTTGTATCAGTCTGATATATGGATTGTTGATAACCGCTTGTAACGGCCCTTCGGGGCCGACGGAGTCCGTCTCGGACCGCGTGGCTGAAGCGCGGGCACGAAACGATGGGCCTGCGATTTGGAAAGTCACAGATTTCGATAGTACGCTATATTTGTTTGGTTCGATGCATCTCTTGCCCGACGATGCGAATTGGCTTCGTGATGACCTTAGGGATGTGGTGCGAGACGTTGGAACTGTGTTTTTTGAGGTCGACACTTCTGAAACGGGGCGCGCCGATGCGACGATTATAAGTGCGCGCCTTGGTCTTCGCCAAGATGGCTTACGTCTGGCTGACAGTCTCGATAATTATCAAATGAAACTTTTAGAGGCGGTGGCGCATAATGGGCAGATTTCAATAGCCAGTTTAGATTCTATGAAGCCTTGGCTTGCGAGTGAATATTTGACCCTAACGGCAGCGGAGCAAGCTGGATTGTCAGGTGATATATCGGCTGATGAAGCTTTGAAATCCATGGCAAGACGACAGCAAAAGAATGTGATTTATTTAGAGAGTGTTGAAGATCAAATACGCGCCGTATCGGACTTGCCGCAGAGCCTTCAGCTAGAAATTTTAACAGAAACGATGGAGCAGTTTGACGATTTAGGCGCGCAATTAAAACGTCTCTCTATTGGGTGGTCTGTGGGTCAAACCGATTTTATGAAACAACAAATGATAGATCCACTTCGCCAAGACGCAGGAGAAATGTACCGCTCTGTTTTGGTAAACCGCAATAAGAAATGGGCCGAAATCCTTGTGCCTCATATGGAGGGCAGTGGGGAAAGCCTTGTCGTGGTTGGCGTTGCGCATTTATTGGGCGAGGAAAGCCTGCTCACAGAATTTGAGAAGGCAGGGT
- a CDS encoding thermonuclease family protein encodes MLPNPLKVGKSCPKHPRYVQFYRRPLGKIWAIAFSLTAACSLFSVGAKAAPISNKPPGYWVTVDRVVDGDTFWAEGIKYRLVDIDTPETSADKRHGYKCDAERRLGELATAEAEILLLNRKVWIKPSGSDDRYGRKLVKVRYAYGQWYGEHMIKSRLAARWQGRKHAWCKTQN; translated from the coding sequence TTGCTACCTAACCCCCTCAAGGTTGGTAAATCTTGCCCAAAACACCCCCGCTATGTCCAATTTTACCGCCGACCTCTGGGCAAAATCTGGGCAATAGCTTTTTCACTCACCGCCGCTTGCTCACTCTTTAGTGTTGGCGCTAAAGCAGCCCCGATAAGCAATAAGCCCCCAGGTTACTGGGTCACGGTTGATCGTGTGGTGGATGGTGATACGTTTTGGGCGGAGGGTATCAAATACCGACTGGTTGACATCGATACGCCAGAAACATCCGCTGACAAACGTCATGGTTATAAATGCGATGCGGAGCGCCGCCTAGGTGAATTGGCCACAGCCGAAGCCGAAATCCTATTATTGAACAGAAAAGTTTGGATAAAGCCGAGCGGAAGTGACGACCGTTATGGACGAAAATTAGTCAAAGTTCGTTACGCCTATGGGCAATGGTACGGCGAACATATGATAAAATCGCGCTTGGCGGCGCGGTGGCAAGGGCGTAAACACGCTTGGTGCAAAACTCAAAATTAA
- a CDS encoding transglycosylase SLT domain-containing protein → MPLLWCLWLAPSSSASDQVGPVWPSKFTACEVYIDDIRAAVSRRFPDDFQYPTVWAAQLYQESLCNPAARSPAGAGGIAQFMSATAGDISKQFGFDFDRFNARQAIDKGAYYQAKRTAPWRRRYRTPEQAHELGLCAYNAGMGNCLKAQKLCGDARLWKDIAPCQGRVTGRHAAETIQYIKRIKQFSNEISDASPWDIPTGWRQEITQSRRQALFSDLPVQRHFTGQSWCSFFPLWGGWATAGHCHDEIERAKQTHGFPPPFLDGLTPSYASEIDAAFYGVSFPKTSPRNIEAGEIVEIIGYPAGADGLAYRKGYAYLKRASGGETYAMGGYIVVFETGPRPTFEREPVVGGMSGSPGLDSHGQPICIVVNQNGQTDLTGDGRPDNSMDCVSLADAWEVLR, encoded by the coding sequence TTGCCATTGCTTTGGTGTTTGTGGCTGGCGCCATCCTCCTCAGCGTCTGATCAAGTCGGCCCTGTTTGGCCGTCAAAATTTACCGCCTGCGAGGTTTACATTGATGATATCAGGGCGGCGGTTTCCCGCCGCTTCCCTGATGACTTTCAATATCCAACCGTTTGGGCGGCGCAGCTTTATCAAGAAAGCCTTTGCAATCCTGCGGCGCGCTCCCCTGCTGGCGCGGGCGGAATTGCGCAATTTATGTCCGCCACGGCGGGCGATATTTCGAAACAATTTGGTTTTGATTTTGACAGGTTTAATGCCCGCCAAGCCATTGATAAGGGCGCTTACTATCAGGCAAAACGTACGGCCCCGTGGCGACGACGATATCGAACACCTGAACAGGCCCATGAATTAGGGCTCTGTGCCTATAATGCGGGGATGGGGAATTGCCTTAAAGCGCAAAAACTATGCGGGGATGCGCGCCTGTGGAAAGATATTGCACCTTGTCAGGGCCGAGTTACGGGCCGCCATGCCGCTGAAACGATTCAATATATAAAACGAATTAAACAGTTTTCAAATGAGATATCCGATGCGAGCCCATGGGATATTCCGACAGGCTGGCGCCAAGAAATAACCCAGTCTCGCAGACAGGCTTTATTTTCAGACTTGCCTGTTCAGCGCCATTTTACGGGCCAAAGCTGGTGCAGCTTTTTCCCCCTCTGGGGCGGCTGGGCCACGGCGGGCCACTGCCATGATGAAATTGAAAGGGCAAAACAAACGCACGGTTTCCCGCCGCCTTTTTTGGATGGGCTGACGCCCTCTTATGCCTCTGAAATTGATGCGGCTTTTTATGGTGTAAGCTTTCCAAAGACCTCTCCGCGAAACATAGAGGCAGGCGAAATTGTTGAAATCATAGGTTATCCCGCAGGGGCTGACGGCCTCGCTTATCGCAAGGGTTACGCCTATTTAAAACGGGCCTCTGGCGGCGAAACATATGCGATGGGTGGATATATTGTGGTTTTTGAAACGGGTCCCCGCCCGACATTTGAACGCGAGCCTGTGGTTGGGGGAATGTCTGGCTCTCCGGGTCTGGACAGTCACGGCCAGCCTATTTGCATCGTCGTCAATCAAAATGGGCAAACAGATCTAACGGGTGATGGCCGGCCAGATAATTCTATGGATTGCGTATCTCTCGCGGATGCGTGGGAGGTGCTGCGCTAA